The uncultured Roseibium sp. genome contains a region encoding:
- a CDS encoding isochorismatase family cysteine hydrolase has product MITVDAQPFGFTFDPASVALIVIDMQRDFIEPGGFGETLGNDISHLQRAVQPTVDLLTLFRKKGWPVIHTCEDHLPDLSDCPPAKRDRGSPSLRIGDPGPMGRILVRGEPGAEIIPACSAIEGEIVIDKPGKGAFYATDLGPILEKLGTRSLVFAGVTTEVCVQTTLREANDRGFECLLIEDATESYFPEFKAATLEMIRAQGGIVGWTAPLAALEQAISKETAS; this is encoded by the coding sequence ATGATAACGGTTGATGCACAGCCCTTTGGCTTCACCTTCGATCCAGCTTCGGTCGCGCTGATTGTCATCGATATGCAACGTGATTTCATCGAGCCTGGCGGCTTCGGCGAAACGCTCGGCAATGACATTTCGCATCTGCAGCGTGCCGTCCAGCCGACCGTCGATCTGCTGACCCTGTTCCGGAAGAAAGGCTGGCCGGTGATCCATACATGCGAAGATCACCTGCCGGATCTGTCCGACTGTCCGCCGGCGAAGCGGGATCGCGGCTCCCCGTCCTTGCGGATCGGCGACCCCGGTCCGATGGGACGGATCCTCGTCCGCGGAGAACCTGGAGCGGAAATCATCCCGGCCTGTAGCGCGATCGAGGGCGAGATCGTCATCGACAAGCCCGGCAAGGGGGCCTTCTACGCAACGGATCTCGGCCCCATTCTGGAAAAGCTCGGCACCAGAAGTCTGGTCTTTGCCGGGGTAACCACGGAAGTCTGCGTCCAGACCACCCTGCGTGAGGCCAATGACCGCGGCTTCGAATGCCTGCTGATCGAGGACGCGACCGAAAGCTATTTCCCGGAATTCAAAGCCGCGACGCTGGAGATGATCCGGGCGCAGGGCGGGATTGTCGGCTGGACGGCACCGCTTGCAGCATTGGAACAGGCAATATCAAAGGAGACGGCGTCGTGA
- a CDS encoding DUF4089 domain-containing protein gives MSEPFDEKAYVAHMEKVMGLTIEDDWRPVVEAHVAATAKAADLVMSFPLDDELEAAPVFVP, from the coding sequence GTGAGCGAGCCATTCGACGAAAAGGCATATGTGGCGCATATGGAGAAGGTCATGGGACTGACCATCGAGGATGACTGGCGCCCGGTGGTCGAGGCCCATGTTGCGGCGACCGCCAAGGCCGCGGACCTGGTCATGTCTTTCCCGCTCGATGATGAGCTCGAAGCCGCACCGGTCTTCGTTCCATGA
- a CDS encoding AtzE family amidohydrolase, producing MSGLPNDQKSWTAAQTGSAVAGGDISAEAVATHALQTVDKLNPQINAFTDVTADRALAEARAVDEAITRGEDLPLAGVPYAVKNLFDMEGVTTRAGSKINRENPSASADSTLIGKLKAAGATLIGGLNMGEYAYDFTGENIHDGNCLNPHDRARMTGGSSSGSGAAAAAGMVPVTLGSDTNGSIRVPSSFCGLFGLKPTYGRLSRAGSYPFVGSLDHLGPLARSAEDLALVFDVLQGPDPRDPAQADKPFLATLPELTKGIEGLKIAVAGGYFRQKAMPEAFQAVDLVANALGSIGEIEVPEAARARAAAYVMTTVEGSSLHMDRIRTRPQDFDPDTRDRFISGAMAPAVWVQQAQRFRSWFRAMMRELFTHVDILLAPATPFHALPSGTRTIVLDGEEMPARPNIGIFTQPISFIGLPVATVPVRLEGASLPIGVQVIAPAWREDLALRVAHHLQTTGVASAPVAQIQ from the coding sequence ATGAGCGGGTTGCCGAACGATCAGAAAAGCTGGACGGCGGCGCAGACGGGATCGGCCGTGGCCGGTGGCGACATCAGCGCCGAAGCGGTCGCAACCCATGCGCTGCAGACCGTCGACAAGCTGAACCCGCAGATCAACGCCTTCACGGATGTGACAGCCGATCGCGCCCTTGCGGAGGCGCGTGCCGTCGATGAGGCAATCACGCGGGGCGAGGACTTGCCGCTGGCCGGCGTGCCCTATGCGGTGAAGAACCTGTTCGACATGGAAGGCGTGACCACCCGCGCCGGATCGAAAATCAACCGGGAGAACCCGTCGGCCTCCGCCGACAGCACCCTCATTGGCAAGTTGAAGGCCGCCGGCGCCACCTTGATAGGCGGGTTGAACATGGGCGAATACGCCTATGATTTCACAGGGGAAAATATCCACGATGGAAACTGTCTGAATCCGCATGATAGGGCCCGTATGACCGGCGGCTCGTCATCGGGCTCAGGAGCCGCGGCAGCGGCCGGCATGGTACCCGTGACCCTTGGTTCGGACACCAACGGGTCTATTCGGGTCCCCTCTTCCTTTTGCGGCCTGTTCGGGCTGAAACCGACCTATGGGCGGCTCAGCCGCGCGGGCTCCTATCCCTTTGTCGGCAGTCTCGATCACCTTGGGCCTCTGGCACGCTCTGCCGAGGATCTGGCGCTCGTATTCGATGTCCTGCAGGGACCAGACCCGAGAGACCCCGCTCAGGCGGACAAACCGTTTCTGGCGACGCTGCCGGAACTGACCAAGGGCATCGAAGGGCTGAAGATCGCGGTTGCCGGCGGTTATTTCCGTCAAAAGGCCATGCCGGAGGCCTTTCAGGCCGTCGACCTGGTCGCAAATGCACTCGGCTCCATCGGGGAAATAGAAGTCCCGGAAGCCGCAAGAGCGCGCGCGGCGGCCTATGTCATGACGACTGTCGAGGGATCTTCCCTGCACATGGACCGGATCCGCACGCGGCCGCAGGATTTCGATCCGGATACACGCGACCGGTTCATCTCCGGCGCCATGGCGCCGGCGGTCTGGGTTCAGCAGGCGCAACGCTTCAGGAGCTGGTTTCGCGCCATGATGCGCGAACTCTTCACCCATGTGGACATTCTGCTTGCACCGGCGACGCCGTTTCACGCCCTTCCGTCGGGAACCAGGACGATTGTGCTCGACGGCGAGGAAATGCCGGCGCGCCCGAATATCGGGATCTTCACCCAACCGATATCCTTCATCGGCCTGCCTGTGGCGACCGTCCCGGTCCGGCTGGAAGGCGCAAGCCTGCCGATCGGCGTTCAGGTGATCGCGCCAGCCTGGCGGGAGGACCTGGCGCTTCGGGTTGCCCATCACCTTCAAACAACGGGCGTCGCTTCCGCGCCCGTTGCCCAAATTCAGTAG
- a CDS encoding 5-formyltetrahydrofolate cyclo-ligase, whose translation MSDARWAGRNSDKDLVRDRIWKTLVETGVNVGPTNSRIPNYAGADLAALNLSKLDAWKAARTVKCNPDPPQIPVRLRALYDGKIVYAPVPELVKPFPFVRLDPEKLEKQGIQFELAAVSQGFVEYGEPVEFEDMEMLDFVVVGCVAVTREGGRTGKGGGFADLELGIFRELGKLKPDTLLATTVHSCQVVPNDDVIMQAHDSALHYIATEQELIETRTPYPQPTGVAWDFVQDDQYRDIPFLKTLRDRIVAKEGVL comes from the coding sequence ATGAGCGACGCACGCTGGGCAGGACGCAATTCGGACAAGGATCTGGTCCGGGACCGCATCTGGAAAACGCTGGTGGAAACCGGCGTGAACGTTGGCCCCACCAACAGCCGGATTCCCAATTACGCGGGCGCGGACCTAGCTGCGCTCAACCTGTCGAAGCTGGATGCCTGGAAGGCCGCGCGTACTGTCAAATGCAATCCGGACCCGCCGCAAATACCGGTCCGACTGCGCGCCCTCTATGACGGCAAGATCGTCTACGCTCCGGTTCCCGAACTGGTGAAACCCTTTCCCTTCGTCCGGCTCGATCCGGAAAAGCTGGAAAAACAGGGGATTCAATTCGAACTGGCGGCGGTCTCACAAGGGTTCGTCGAATATGGCGAGCCGGTCGAATTCGAAGACATGGAGATGCTCGATTTCGTCGTGGTCGGTTGTGTCGCCGTTACCCGCGAAGGCGGACGCACCGGCAAGGGTGGCGGCTTTGCCGATCTCGAACTCGGTATTTTCCGCGAACTGGGCAAGCTCAAGCCCGATACCCTTTTGGCCACGACGGTCCATTCCTGCCAGGTGGTCCCGAACGATGACGTGATCATGCAGGCTCACGACAGCGCGTTGCACTACATTGCAACCGAACAGGAGCTGATCGAGACCAGAACGCCCTACCCTCAGCCGACCGGTGTTGCCTGGGACTTCGTGCAGGACGACCAGTACCGGGACATTCCGTTCCTGAAGACGCTGCGGGATCGCATCGTCGCCAAGGAAGGAGTGCTCTGA
- the hpxZ gene encoding oxalurate catabolism protein HpxZ, translating into MEIDSPEVKAEVEKVFEEYEKALVTNDVEVLDRLFLDAPTTIRYGGGENLYGYAEIAAFRSARPSTGLERTLDKTVITTYGKDYATASTLFYRDNAPGKVGRQMQTWVRTAYGWRVAAAHVSVIDAP; encoded by the coding sequence ATGGAGATCGACAGTCCAGAGGTGAAGGCGGAAGTCGAAAAGGTTTTCGAGGAATACGAGAAGGCGCTTGTCACCAATGACGTCGAGGTGCTTGACCGGCTGTTCCTGGATGCCCCGACGACGATCCGGTACGGCGGCGGCGAAAACCTCTACGGCTACGCGGAAATTGCGGCCTTTCGGTCCGCACGACCGTCAACGGGGCTGGAGCGGACCCTCGACAAGACGGTCATCACCACCTACGGCAAAGACTACGCAACCGCTTCCACTCTGTTTTATCGCGACAACGCGCCGGGCAAGGTCGGTCGGCAGATGCAAACCTGGGTGCGTACGGCCTATGGCTGGCGGGTGGCTGCCGCTCATGTCAGCGTGATTGACGCGCCATGA
- a CDS encoding GntR family transcriptional regulator: MPSSARVPIVTANTQGKQASRTRTEDIRLQLADEIVKGDLKPGTQLDEMGLAARFKVSRTPIREALRQLETSGLVELKPHRGCFVTHLSAEKLQEMFVAMAEMEAICAGLAAINMTHKERRDLEALLEALAEPMRKGDPQRYHELNEEFHNAIYAGSHNSYLADLTLSTRRRLAPFRRAQFRTLGRLALSQAEHTDIVEAILRGDRDAATEVMRSHIDTVRNAFDTYVEQL, from the coding sequence ATGCCATCCAGCGCCCGGGTACCGATCGTGACCGCGAATACACAAGGTAAGCAGGCGAGCCGCACGCGCACAGAAGATATCCGGCTTCAGCTCGCCGACGAGATCGTCAAGGGAGACCTGAAGCCAGGCACCCAGCTCGACGAGATGGGACTGGCCGCCAGGTTCAAGGTCTCACGTACGCCAATCCGCGAGGCTCTTCGTCAGCTGGAAACCAGCGGCCTGGTGGAACTGAAGCCTCATAGGGGATGTTTCGTCACCCATCTGTCAGCTGAAAAGCTGCAGGAAATGTTCGTCGCCATGGCAGAAATGGAAGCGATCTGTGCCGGGCTTGCCGCGATCAACATGACCCACAAGGAACGCCGCGACCTCGAAGCGTTGCTCGAGGCGCTCGCCGAGCCGATGCGCAAGGGCGATCCACAGCGGTATCACGAACTCAACGAAGAGTTTCACAACGCCATCTACGCCGGCAGCCACAACAGCTATCTGGCCGACCTGACACTCTCCACCCGCCGCCGGCTGGCCCCTTTCCGCCGGGCTCAGTTCAGAACCCTCGGGCGTCTCGCTCTTTCCCAAGCCGAACACACGGACATCGTGGAAGCCATTCTGCGGGGCGATAGGGATGCCGCTACCGAGGTCATGCGCAGCCACATAGATACCGTGCGCAATGCGTTCGATACCTATGTGGAGCAGCTTTAA
- the speB gene encoding agmatinase, protein MSDPFYQPVSGFDLPRFAGVPTFMRLPHVTLDDPKIADVQIGLVGAPWDTGTTNRPGPRHGPRQLRDLSTMIRAENGATGVRPFEMVNCADIGDVAPNPADVQDSLKRFSEFYAKVKEKGIVPLTGGGDHLCSLPILRGLASDAPVGMIHFDSHTDLFHSYFDGCMYTHGTPFRRAVEEGLLDPKRVVQIGIRGTTYDREDRDFAESVGIRVIPIEEFFKRGLEDVMAEAREIVGDKPTYVSYDIDFVDPAFAPGTGTPEIGGPNSFQALQVVRELKGVNIIGADLVEVSPPFDASGGTAWLGVSIMFELLCVMAGSMTR, encoded by the coding sequence ATGAGTGATCCCTTTTACCAGCCTGTATCCGGTTTTGACCTGCCGCGTTTTGCCGGCGTGCCGACATTCATGCGCTTGCCGCATGTGACGCTGGACGATCCGAAGATTGCGGATGTGCAGATCGGTCTGGTCGGTGCACCCTGGGATACCGGAACCACAAACCGTCCTGGCCCGCGCCACGGCCCGCGCCAGTTGCGCGACTTGTCCACCATGATCCGCGCCGAAAACGGAGCAACCGGCGTCCGTCCGTTCGAGATGGTCAATTGCGCCGATATCGGCGATGTCGCGCCCAATCCGGCAGATGTTCAGGACAGTCTGAAGCGCTTTTCCGAGTTCTACGCGAAGGTGAAGGAAAAGGGGATCGTACCGCTGACCGGCGGCGGCGATCACCTTTGCTCGCTGCCGATTCTGCGCGGTCTGGCATCGGACGCTCCTGTCGGCATGATTCACTTCGACAGCCACACCGACCTGTTTCACAGCTACTTCGACGGCTGCATGTACACTCACGGCACGCCGTTCCGCCGCGCCGTCGAGGAGGGCCTGCTCGATCCCAAGCGGGTGGTGCAGATCGGCATTCGCGGGACGACCTACGACAGGGAAGATCGGGACTTCGCCGAGAGCGTCGGCATTCGGGTCATTCCGATCGAGGAATTCTTCAAGCGTGGTCTTGAGGATGTGATGGCCGAAGCGCGGGAGATCGTCGGGGACAAGCCCACCTATGTCTCCTACGACATCGACTTTGTCGATCCCGCCTTCGCGCCAGGCACCGGCACGCCCGAAATCGGCGGGCCCAACTCTTTCCAGGCGCTTCAGGTCGTCCGCGAATTGAAAGGCGTCAACATCATCGGCGCCGACCTGGTCGAAGTCTCGCCGCCGTTCGATGCGTCGGGCGGCACCGCCTGGCTGGGTGTTTCGATCATGTTCGAACTGCTGTGCGTCATGGCGGGATCGATGACGCGCTGA
- a CDS encoding SDR family oxidoreductase, producing MSGALQGKRALVTGGSRGIGRAIALAFAREGARVAICHPGDPEAYLTLVDLKEFDPEALEIRADVSAEQDVCDMVAEIGQAFGGLDILVNNAGVLREKPLLDTSAAEFDEVIAVNLKGAFLVSREAARLMAGRATADAPGRIISMASDLAFLGREAMPAYCASKGGIVSLTRSMARELAPAILVNAIAPGPVDTDMTSVDTMSQEALAKDLATPLARFAQPDEIAALAVYLAGDGARFVTGQCYGANGGSAMY from the coding sequence ATGAGCGGAGCGCTTCAAGGCAAACGGGCGCTGGTTACCGGTGGATCGCGTGGCATCGGCCGCGCCATCGCCCTTGCCTTCGCCCGCGAGGGAGCCCGTGTCGCGATTTGTCATCCGGGTGATCCTGAAGCCTATCTGACCCTGGTGGACCTGAAGGAATTCGACCCGGAGGCGCTGGAAATCAGGGCTGATGTCTCGGCAGAGCAGGATGTCTGCGACATGGTCGCGGAAATCGGCCAGGCCTTTGGCGGACTAGATATCCTGGTCAACAATGCCGGTGTCCTGCGTGAAAAGCCGTTGCTTGACACCAGTGCTGCTGAATTCGACGAGGTGATCGCCGTCAATCTCAAAGGCGCCTTCCTGGTATCGCGGGAGGCCGCTCGTCTCATGGCCGGCCGGGCGACAGCCGATGCGCCCGGACGGATCATCAGCATGGCCTCCGATCTCGCCTTTCTCGGCCGTGAGGCCATGCCGGCCTATTGCGCCTCCAAAGGCGGCATCGTGTCCCTGACCCGGTCCATGGCGCGCGAACTGGCACCGGCTATTCTTGTGAATGCCATAGCCCCGGGGCCGGTCGACACGGACATGACCAGCGTCGACACCATGAGCCAGGAAGCCCTGGCGAAAGACCTTGCAACGCCGCTGGCCCGTTTTGCCCAGCCCGACGAAATCGCTGCTCTTGCCGTCTATCTGGCCGGCGACGGCGCCCGTTTCGTCACGGGCCAATGTTACGGCGCCAATGGCGGCAGCGCGATGTATTGA
- a CDS encoding SDR family oxidoreductase, which translates to MKAAFDFSGKTVLVTGASRGIGYGIAEGFARSGAALSILAEGEEVHDAAERLSGLAGSPVRGLHCDITDRGDVARAISGFERIDVLINNAGLERPTPLGDPDTAVDDTFARVMAVNVTGTYNVTREALSKLPDGGRVVITSSIWGKTAVPDFSAYTASKHALIGLTRTWAKELGPRGITVNAVCPGWVKTEASMRSLHSMADKTGAAPDVLLDEIVSAQAIGGLMEPADVAGLYLFLASDAAANITGQAINADRGEVMV; encoded by the coding sequence ATGAAGGCGGCTTTCGATTTTTCCGGAAAAACGGTCCTTGTCACAGGCGCGAGCCGGGGGATCGGCTATGGCATTGCCGAAGGCTTTGCCCGATCCGGCGCGGCGCTTTCCATTCTGGCGGAAGGCGAAGAAGTCCACGACGCGGCGGAGAGACTGTCCGGCCTTGCCGGTTCACCCGTCCGGGGGCTGCACTGCGATATCACCGACCGGGGCGATGTCGCCCGCGCCATTTCGGGGTTTGAGCGGATCGACGTCCTGATCAACAACGCCGGTCTCGAACGACCGACACCACTGGGTGATCCGGATACCGCCGTCGATGACACCTTTGCCCGCGTGATGGCGGTCAACGTGACCGGAACCTACAATGTCACGCGCGAAGCCCTGTCGAAGTTGCCGGACGGGGGCAGGGTGGTGATTACCTCGTCCATCTGGGGCAAGACCGCCGTTCCGGACTTCTCCGCCTATACCGCCTCCAAACACGCCCTGATCGGACTGACACGGACCTGGGCGAAGGAACTGGGTCCTCGTGGCATCACCGTCAATGCGGTCTGCCCGGGCTGGGTGAAGACCGAGGCCTCCATGCGTTCGCTGCACTCCATGGCGGACAAGACCGGCGCTGCGCCGGATGTTCTTCTGGATGAAATCGTCTCCGCGCAAGCGATCGGCGGACTGATGGAACCTGCCGACGTCGCAGGTCTCTATCTGTTCCTTGCCTCCGATGCCGCCGCCAATATTACCGGACAAGCGATCAATGCGGATCGCGGCGAGGTCATGGTATGA
- a CDS encoding creatininase: MKNEVTAKTPVMMSEMTWPEYADALKRNPVVFIPTGALEQHGPHLPMAVDYLLPSAIAREIATEVGGVVAAPVTYGYKSQTRSAGGPFFPGSTGLDGATLSAVLRDIIRELVRHGVRRICVLDGNYENLWFLTEGIDLAMREVGDTGVRIMCLQHWEFLTEETLAQVFPDGYPGIELEHAAVLETSLMMNFHPELVRFDLVPDNAPGDAPCYDVWPPRKEWVAPEGSLISAKGASPEKGALIAAQYRRDITKAVKREFYELG; the protein is encoded by the coding sequence ATGAAGAATGAAGTCACCGCGAAAACGCCCGTCATGATGTCGGAAATGACCTGGCCGGAATATGCAGACGCGCTGAAGCGGAACCCGGTGGTTTTCATCCCGACCGGTGCGCTGGAACAGCACGGCCCGCATCTGCCCATGGCGGTTGACTACCTGCTGCCGTCCGCCATCGCCCGCGAAATCGCAACGGAAGTGGGCGGTGTCGTCGCGGCTCCTGTCACCTACGGCTACAAATCCCAGACCCGGTCCGCCGGAGGTCCGTTCTTTCCGGGCAGCACCGGCCTGGACGGCGCGACCCTGAGCGCGGTCCTGCGCGATATCATCCGCGAACTGGTCCGCCACGGCGTCCGGCGCATCTGTGTGCTCGACGGCAACTACGAGAACCTCTGGTTCCTGACAGAGGGTATCGATCTGGCGATGCGCGAGGTCGGCGACACGGGTGTGCGCATCATGTGCCTACAACACTGGGAGTTTCTGACGGAAGAAACGTTGGCTCAGGTATTCCCGGACGGTTATCCGGGAATTGAACTGGAACACGCCGCGGTTCTCGAAACCTCGTTGATGATGAATTTCCATCCCGAACTGGTGCGGTTCGATCTCGTGCCGGACAATGCACCCGGCGATGCGCCGTGCTATGACGTCTGGCCGCCGCGCAAGGAATGGGTTGCGCCCGAAGGGTCTCTGATCTCCGCCAAGGGTGCGTCACCGGAAAAGGGCGCGCTGATCGCGGCCCAGTACCGGCGCGATATCACCAAAGCGGTCAAGCGGGAATTCTACGAACTTGGATAG
- a CDS encoding ABC transporter ATP-binding protein produces the protein MAQAKETIAPGETILSLQNISKTFDLGRGRSVEAISGVSFDVKKNDICVILGPSGCGKSTVLRMIAGLETPTSGLLDLEGRRIDGPGRDRGMVFQAYTSFDWLSVRKNVEFGMKVNQVPASERRERADHFIELVGLTKFADAYPTQLSGGMRQRVAIARTLANDPELLLMDEPFGALDAETRWHMQELLVEIAETADTTIVMVTHDIEEAIFLADQIVFMSRHPGRVKEEIRPEFKLGERIADKEKVISLEGYSALERHIMRLMREEGSK, from the coding sequence ATGGCCCAGGCTAAAGAAACAATTGCGCCCGGCGAAACCATCCTGTCGCTACAGAATATCTCCAAGACCTTTGATCTTGGTCGTGGCCGATCGGTGGAAGCCATCTCCGGTGTGTCCTTCGACGTCAAGAAGAACGACATCTGCGTCATTCTCGGGCCGTCTGGCTGTGGCAAATCCACGGTCCTGCGCATGATCGCGGGGCTGGAAACACCGACGTCGGGCTTGCTCGACCTGGAGGGGCGGCGGATCGACGGGCCGGGCAGGGACCGGGGTATGGTGTTTCAGGCCTACACGTCCTTCGACTGGCTGAGCGTGCGCAAGAACGTCGAGTTCGGCATGAAGGTCAATCAGGTCCCGGCCTCTGAGCGTCGCGAACGGGCGGATCATTTCATCGAATTGGTGGGTCTGACCAAATTCGCCGATGCCTATCCGACCCAGCTTTCCGGCGGCATGCGCCAGCGCGTAGCCATTGCCCGCACGCTCGCCAACGATCCGGAACTCCTGCTGATGGATGAACCCTTCGGGGCGCTCGACGCGGAAACCCGCTGGCACATGCAGGAACTGCTGGTGGAAATCGCCGAAACCGCCGACACGACCATTGTCATGGTCACCCACGACATCGAGGAAGCGATCTTCCTCGCGGACCAGATCGTCTTCATGTCGCGCCATCCGGGCCGCGTGAAGGAAGAAATCAGGCCGGAATTCAAACTGGGCGAGCGGATTGCCGACAAGGAAAAGGTCATTTCGCTTGAGGGCTACAGCGCCCTTGAACGCCACATCATGCGCCTGATGCGCGAAGAAGGTTCCAAATAA
- a CDS encoding ABC transporter permease: MTIYELFVERGFASDVGISIGRVIVAFLAASLVAIPLGVVMGAFPAAEAIFNPFVSAWRYLPAPSFIPVLLMWFGTGEAPKLALLFIGVVFFLITLVMDHTKNVRNELIETALTLGAGRGIIVRSVILPAVLPNIVVAMRQMLAVTWTYLVIAEIVASTTGIGAMMMRARRFLHTDEIMAGIIVIGVLGLTFDLLFDRLHRWLFPYLQEKR, translated from the coding sequence ATGACCATCTACGAGCTTTTCGTCGAACGCGGCTTTGCGTCCGATGTCGGCATCAGTATCGGTCGTGTGATCGTGGCATTCCTCGCCGCATCGCTGGTCGCCATACCGCTCGGCGTAGTGATGGGCGCCTTTCCGGCGGCCGAGGCCATCTTCAATCCCTTCGTTTCCGCCTGGCGCTACCTGCCGGCACCGTCCTTCATTCCGGTGCTGTTGATGTGGTTCGGCACTGGCGAAGCGCCAAAACTGGCGCTGCTCTTCATCGGCGTGGTGTTCTTTCTGATTACACTGGTGATGGATCACACCAAGAATGTGCGCAATGAGCTGATCGAGACGGCGCTGACCCTTGGCGCGGGTCGCGGCATCATCGTTCGATCGGTGATCTTGCCCGCCGTCCTGCCCAACATCGTCGTCGCCATGCGCCAGATGCTGGCGGTCACCTGGACCTATCTGGTGATTGCGGAAATCGTCGCGTCTACCACCGGGATCGGGGCGATGATGATGCGCGCACGCCGTTTCCTGCACACGGATGAAATCATGGCAGGCATCATCGTGATCGGTGTGCTCGGTTTAACCTTCGACCTGCTGTTCGACCGCCTGCATCGCTGGTTGTTCCCCTATCTGCAGGAGAAGCGCTGA
- a CDS encoding ABC transporter substrate-binding protein, translated as MKNSFKSFLGALAIAGAAAIPSAQAKETINVGVCVSWPGYAMLKVAQEKNLVPDYDMNITIFEDPLGGHSALAAGQIDVYGCTADYIPLTVDSGTDVVNVAFLNPSYGVDHIILAPDVKPEDLPGKKVSAPQAYIGHLLMGLWLDSQGIAPDQVEWVNLNADEAVGPMLSGDLSAAYMYEPWISKVLEAMKGAHSVVNTADPEMLKTGIFMDSLFMNKNFIEKNRKAALAILKARWDGLGYWHDHTEETNELIAEYLQWPLEDVGYVIGTNGKSFEGGIYMFDFDESARMCGVLDGEPPFGLTNGSMADVVALTNDWWIKLGLMENKIDAAKGVDCSLMGDLVASGYRQSFTAN; from the coding sequence ATGAAAAACAGTTTCAAATCATTCCTGGGAGCGCTGGCGATCGCCGGTGCTGCCGCCATTCCTTCGGCCCAGGCGAAGGAAACCATCAATGTGGGCGTCTGCGTGTCCTGGCCGGGCTATGCAATGCTCAAGGTCGCTCAGGAAAAGAACCTCGTTCCTGACTACGACATGAACATCACCATTTTCGAGGATCCGCTCGGCGGACACTCTGCATTGGCGGCAGGACAAATCGATGTCTATGGCTGCACCGCGGACTATATTCCGCTGACCGTCGACAGCGGCACGGACGTGGTCAACGTGGCCTTCCTGAACCCGTCTTACGGCGTTGACCACATCATTCTGGCACCGGACGTCAAGCCGGAAGATCTGCCGGGCAAGAAGGTCAGCGCACCGCAGGCCTATATCGGCCACCTCCTGATGGGGCTCTGGCTCGACAGCCAGGGGATCGCTCCCGATCAGGTCGAGTGGGTGAACCTGAATGCCGATGAGGCCGTCGGGCCGATGCTCTCCGGCGATCTGTCGGCGGCCTATATGTACGAGCCCTGGATCAGCAAGGTCCTGGAGGCGATGAAGGGGGCACACAGTGTCGTCAACACCGCCGACCCGGAAATGCTGAAAACCGGAATTTTCATGGACTCCCTGTTCATGAACAAGAACTTCATCGAAAAGAACCGCAAAGCCGCGCTGGCAATTTTGAAGGCGCGTTGGGACGGTCTCGGCTATTGGCATGACCATACCGAGGAAACCAACGAACTCATTGCGGAGTACCTTCAGTGGCCCCTCGAAGACGTCGGCTACGTCATCGGTACCAACGGTAAGAGCTTCGAGGGTGGCATCTACATGTTCGACTTCGACGAGTCGGCGCGTATGTGCGGCGTTCTCGACGGCGAACCGCCGTTCGGCCTTACCAACGGATCCATGGCGGACGTGGTGGCGTTGACCAATGACTGGTGGATCAAGCTGGGTCTGATGGAAAACAAGATCGATGCCGCCAAAGGCGTCGACTGCAGCCTGATGGGCGATCTGGTCGCCAGCGGTTACCGGCAGTCCTTCACGGCAAACTGA